One region of Leptidea sinapis chromosome 10, ilLepSina1.1, whole genome shotgun sequence genomic DNA includes:
- the LOC126966318 gene encoding facilitated trehalose transporter Tret1-like, whose product MSFNKNNPNTVGKIMGYLKQLSTEMGGTESGRRGQNDEDRLYKTRGPKYARVPSKPTLSASTTCTSLATSCGSQGTLTPNYGTIPENVTTESDSEDEQDSFEKTRLHFQQLRQISLGNEFKYKMEMEIKSAKEENLRNSVPYVKQLSTDNAKVKPEYSINGDTKPYAPTTQKLYLWTQIFAAFAVSMGSLIVGFSSGYTSPALPSMNETLTLTSEEGSWVGGLMPLAALIGGIIGGPLIEYLGRKGTIMSTAIPFFVGWMLIANAGNVMMVFAGRAFCGICVGVGSLAFPVYLGETVQPEVRGALGLLPTAFGNTGILLAFLVGTYLNWSHLAFFGAALPVPFFILMLATPETPRWYMTKKRPEEARKALQWLRGKNCNIDKELRELTCSQAESDRLGGNAFGQVFSMKYLPAILISLGLMLFQQLSGINAVIFYAATIFKLSGSTINEDLCSIIIGVVNFISTFIATAIIDRAGRKLLLYISSVSMVITLITLGVYFYLRKINTDVSAYGWLPLACLVIYVLGFSIGFGPIPWLMLGEILPSKIRGTAASLATGFNWTCTFIVTKSFHNIINAIDMSGTMWLFAALCLAGLFFVIFFVPETRGKSLEEIEKKLTGGSARRIRIVSSKQVQNPC is encoded by the exons GGTGGAACCGAGAGCGGTCGCCGTGGCCAAAACGACGAAGATCGCTTGTACAAAACACGTGGACCAAAATACGCGCGGGTTCCATCGAAGCCCACGCTCTCTGCCTCTACCACCTGCACATCGCTGGCGACATCCTGTGGCTCCCAAGGCACCCTCACACCAAACTACGGGACTATACCCGAAAACGTTACCACAGAGAGTGACAGCGAAGACGAACAGGACTCATTCGAGAAAACTAGACTACATTTCCAACAGTTACGCCAAATAAGTCTCGGAAAcgaattcaaatacaaaatggAGATGGAGATAAAGAGCGCCAAGGAAGAGAACTTACGCAATTCAGTGCCGTATGTCAAGCAGTTGAGCACAGACAACGCAAAAGTAAAACCCGAGTATTCGATCAACGGGGATACTAAGCCGTATGCACCTACAACACAAAAACTGTATCTATGGACTCAG ATCTTCGCTGCATTTGCGGTTTCAATGGGTTCGCTGATCGTCGGGTTCTCTTCTGGATACACCTCTCCAGCACTCCCAAGCATGAACGAAACTTTAACATTGACTAGCGAAGAG GGCAGCTGGGTTGGAGGACTTATGCCTTTAGCAGCACTTATTGGAGGTATAATAGGAGGGCCATTAATAGAATACCTCGGTAGAAAAGGAACAATTATGAGCACAGCAATACCTTTCTTTGTTGGCTGGATGCTTATTGCAAATGCTGGCAACGTTATGATGGTGTTCGCCGGGCGAGCATTTTGCGGGATATGCGTTGGTGTGGGATCTCTCGCTTTTCCCGTTTATCTCGGAGAAACAGTACAACCAGAAGTGCGAGGTGCTCTCGGCCTATTACCCACAGCTTTTGGTAACACGGGTATCCTCCTCGCTTTCTTAGTTGGAACGTATTTGAACTGGTCTCATTTGGCGTTTTTCGGAGCAGCTCTTCCGGTTCCATTCTTCATACTTATGCTCGCCACACCAGAAACACCTCGCTGGTATATGACTAAGAAACGACCAGAAGAGGCTCGAAAAGCCTTGCAATGGCTGAGAGGCAAAAATTGTAACATTGACAAAGAATTAAGGGAACTTACTTGTTCTCAAGCTGAGTCAGACCGCCTTGGAGGGAACGCTTTCGGCCAAGTTTTTTCAATGAAATACCTACCAGCGATCCTTATTTCACTGGGATTGATGTTGTTTCAACAACTAAGCGGTATAAATGCTGTTATATTCTACGCCGCAACGATCTTTAAGTTGTCTGGAAGCACTATTAACGAGGATTTGTGTAGTATAATCATTGGAGTTGTTAACTTTATTTCTACATTTATTGCAACAGCTATTATTGATCGTGCAGgaagaaaattattgttatacatTTCATCTGTATCAAtggttattactttaattacgTTAGGAGTATATTTCTATCTCCGGAAAATTAATACTGATGTCAGCGCTTACGGTTGGTTGCCTCTAGCTTGCCTTGTCATTTATGTGTTGGGATTCTCCATTGGTTTCGGACCGATTCCTTGGCTAATGTTGGGTGAAATTCTACCTTCGAAAATAAGAGGCACAGCCGCATCGCTGGCAACTGGTTTTAACTGGACATGCACATTTATTGTAACCAAATcattccataatattataaatgctatAGATATGTCTGGTACTATGTGGTTGTTTGCCGCTTTATGTTTGGCTGGACTTTTCTTCGTTATATTTTTCGTGCCAGAAACAAGGGGTAAGAGTTTGGAAGAAATTGAGAAGAAATTAACAGGTGGCTCGGCAAGGCGAATTCGAATTGTGAGCAGCAAGCAAGTACAAAATCCGTGTTAA